A single genomic interval of Anolis carolinensis isolate JA03-04 chromosome X, rAnoCar3.1.pri, whole genome shotgun sequence harbors:
- the LOC100557579 gene encoding septin-2, whose protein sequence is MSQAGEKVKFSDSAGYVGFANLPNQVHRKSVKKGFEFTLMVVGESGLGKSTLINSLFLTDLYPERYIPGAAEKIERTVQIEASTVEIEERGVKLRLTVVDTPGYGDAINSQDCFKTIIHYIDNQFERYLHDESGLNRRHIVDNRVHCCFYFISPFGHGLKPLDVEFMKALHGKVNIVPVIAKADTLTLKERERLKRRVLDEISEHGIRIYQLPDADSDEDEEFKEQTRILKASIPFAVIGSNQLIEVKGKKIRGRLYPWGVVEVENPEHNDFLKLRTMLVTHMQDLQEVTQDLHYESFRSERLKRTGKPVEEEVVDKDRILQQKEAELRRMQEMIARMQAQMRMKPGDE, encoded by the exons ATGTCTCAGGCGGGTGAAAAAGTAAAG TTTTCCGACTCTGCAGGGTATGTTGGCTTTGCCAACCTTCCTAACCAAGTCCACCGGAAGTCTGTCAAGAAGGGCTTTGAATTCACGCTCATGGTGGTTG GTGAATCTGGCTTGGGGAAATCGACCTTGATTAACAGTTTATTCCTGACTGATCTCTACCCTGAACGTTACATTCCAGGAGCCGCAG AGAAGATTGAGAGAACAGTCCAGATTGAAGCTTCCACCGTAGAAATTGAGGAACGAGGGGTGAAACTCCGCCTCACAGTGGTAGATACTCCGGGATATGGAGACGCCATTAATAGCCAAGACTG TTTCAAGACCATCATCCACTACATCGACAACCAGTTTGAAAGATACCTTCATGATGAGAGCGGCCTCAACAGGCGTCATATTGTAGACAACCGAGTGCATTGCTGTTTCTACTTCATTTCGCCCTTTGGACATGG GTTGAAGCCCCTGGATGTCGAGTTCATGAAGGCCCTCCATGGAAAAGTCAACATTGTCCCAGTGATTGCCAAGGCAGACACGTTGACgctgaaggagagggagagactgAAGAGACGG GTTCTGGATGAGATTTCGGAGCATGGCATAAGAATTTACCAGTTGCCTGATGCGGActctgatgaagatgaagaattCAAAGAACAAACCAGGATCCTAAAG GCCAGCATTCCTTTTGCGGTGATTGGGTCCAACCAGCTTATCGAAGTGAAAGGCAAAAAGATCCGAGGCCGCCTGTACCCCTGGGGGGTGGTGGAAGTGGAGAATCCGGAGCATAATGACTTCTTGAAGCTGCGGACCATGCTGGT GACACACATGCAGGATCTCCAAGAAGTGACTCAAGATTTGCACTACGAAAGCTTCCGATCTGAGAGACTAAAGCGTACTGGCAA GCCGGTTGAGGAAGAAGTTGTGGACAAGGATCGAATCCTTCAACAGAAGGAAGCGGAG